A region of the Ignavibacteria bacterium genome:
CACGAAGTACAAATGAAATTGATTCTCGGATTATCTGTTCATCATCTACAACTAAAATCTTATGAGCCATTTTTTCTCTTTTATTTTGAATCTGTATTAATAGGAAATTTAATAGTGAAAGTTGTACCCTTTCCTTCTTCACTTTCAACGATGATCTCACCTTGAAAACTTTTTACAATGTTATAACTGACCCAAAGTCCCAATCCTGTTCCCTCGCCTACTTTCTTTGTAGTGAAAAATGGATCAAAGAGTCTTGGTAAAGCTTCTTCTGCAATTCCTATCCCATTATCATTGATATAGACATTAACAGAACCATTTTCTAATACACTTCGAATCATTATTATGGCGGGATTTCGAAAATATTTCCCACCTGCAGCATCAAGACACATTGCGTCAATTGCATTAATCAAGATGTTAAGGAAAACTTGCTCGATTTGATCAGGTACTAAAAACAATTGAGGAACTTTGCCGCTATAATGTTCCTCAATCTCGATACCTTTTGCTTTCTTACTAACTCTGGCTATTTCGATTGCTGCTTTTAGTATTTTATTAATATCGGTCGATTGCAGCTCATAAGTTGAGCGTCTTGAAAAATTAACAAGGTCCCGAATAATTTTCGAAATTCGATTAGTTTGACTTTTTATCAGTTCAAGTTTTTGATTTGTAACCTCATCAATATTAGTTCTTTGTATAACCTGCACAAGTGAAGAAATTGATGTCAATGGATTTCCAACTTCATGAGCTAATCCGGCGGCTAACAATCCAATGCTCTCCATTTTTTGCGCATGGATCAATTGCTGTTCCAATTTTTTTTCTTCGGTTTTGTCTCGATGGATTCCAAAGTATCCGACTAATTTCTGATTCCCATCGACAATCGGCGAAATTAAAAGTTCAGTATGAAATAGCTGCCCGCTTTTTTTTCTGTTTTGAACTTCCCCAATCCAAACTTTCCCTTGAGTAATCGTATTCCACATATTCTTCCAGAAGTTCTTAGAATGTTTATGACTACTAAAGATATTCGGATTTTTTCCTATTAGCTCTTCACGACCGTATCCGCTCGATCTTTCGAAAGCTGGATTTACGTAAATAATTTTTCCATCAACATCTGTGATTTCGAGCGGATTGACAGTAAATTCAGCCACATTCGCGAATCGCACTAAATCAAGTTCTTTTTCCTTTTGCTTAGAAATATCGCGTGCAAATACGAAGCAATTTTGCACAATTGAATTATTACTTGAAGATGGCGAAATGAAAAGTTGAACAGGAACTACATTCTCATTTGAACTTAAAAGATTCATCTCAATCGAGAGATATTCTTTTTTTCTAAATGAACGTTCAAATATTTCTTTGAATTTTATTTGATATTCATTTGGAATTAATTCAAGGAAATTTGAATAATAAATTTCCTTGGTGGATTTTCCGATAAATTGTGAAGCAGACAAATTGCAATGACGAATTTCAAATTCATTTGACAAGACAAAACTCATGTCTGGAAGAAAATCAAAAAAATGACACGGGATATGAAAATTCGATTTAACGTTTAAGTTAATTGGTTTACTGACAACCGTTTTACTTGGCTGGTGATATTTACTCTGCACTTTCATGCTTACTACCCTTCGCACCCTCGCTTAGGTTTATTCATTTTCTTTCAGTACAAAAATATCTTAAAAAAGTAATAATCTCAATGTATTTTAAGAACCATTGGAACGATTTGTGAGACTGACAGAATTGATTTATTACTTGATGTCTTCTTACGCGGGTAAAGAAATTTATAGTTAGAAGAAACTACTATAAATCTTCAAGCCAATTTTTTACAACAAATTTATTCGATTTCAGATTGTTCTTTAATAAATTCAAAACAAGACTGCTGTAATATATTTCTGCTGAACCAGTTACTTGAAAATTAACTGTTTGACCTGCAACAAGCACTGCACCATAAATTTTAGATGTCCCTGAGGCACTTGCAGTTATTGAAGAATTTCCATAGATCAGGACTAAACCATTGTAAGCAAAATTACCGCTCCAACTCATATTTCCATATACCACAAGTACACCAGCACCAGTCGAGTTACCGCCAAAATTAACATTGCCAGTAACATGAGTAATTTTTGGTTCAGCCATACTGCCCATAGTTGTTCCGCTGGAATAAGTTCCACCAGGTAAAATAATATCAGCTGCTTGTACAAATTGAGAAGCTAGAGCAGAATAATTTATACTGTCTGTACTAACTCCAATGCTTGGAGCTCCGCCAGTTCCAGTAATTTTGGATTTAACATTATTATTTAGTGAATCAGTAACTCTGATACTGTCGGATGAATTGTTCACACTAATTCCAAGAATGCTTCCACCCGAGCCGGGTGACCCATCAGGATTTGTGTCATTTCCGCTGATCAATATGTTGCCATTCAATTTCAGATCGAGATTAGTTGTCGAGATGCTTAGTCCAGATTTTACTGTTGGCAAAGTAATATTCTCCCATATTAAGTCAGCACGTGAGATTGAATTTTTTCCAAGAAAGCTTGCATACGATAAAATTCTTACTGTATCACCGCCAGTAACAGAGATGTCATATTTCCCACTTAATAAATTGTTAGCCGTAAAATTTCCTCGAAGGCTTTTATTTCTTCTCAATTTGTTCAAATACATTTCAAGTGAAGAATTAGCGATCAACCTGGATTGCACTTCTTTAAATTTTTCAGTGGTTTCTTCAACACTCATTGAAGTTTTTGAATTGAGACCGAAAATTACACTCCCAATCAAAACTACTGCAAATAATACAATTATTAAAGTTGAGTTTCCCATATCACACCTATGATTAATTTAAATTTCTTGGTTTGATCAAAAAAGACTTTTCGAAAAAGGGATAATGATCTTTAACTTGCATCTCAGATTCATATCGTAGTTCAACACTGACTGATTTAACGAACACCGGAGTCAGAGTTTCTATATCATTAATATCGAAATACTTTAGTTTAAATTTTGTTAAACCGGATGAAACAATTTTCGTAGTATCACATCCAATTATTCTATAAAGCGACCTATCATTCGGATTTTGAGTGTGCAATGCACTTGAAATATCGGCTAAAACATATTTAACAGTATCTGCTTTTCCAGATAGTTTGGTATCTGCTGTAAAAGAAATTATGGTTGAATCCGCTATTAGAATTGGATCGACCGGTGAATTGTATCCAATTCTCCTAAAGTCATTTTCAATCGTTGAGGTAAGATTCAACAGATTTGATTGTACCATTTGTTCGATGTTGGTTTCATTTGATTCATCTCCCACATTCATGGTTAAACGAACAAGCATTAGTATTACTAACGTCCCGATTATAAATGATATAGTTAAATGAAAAAAATTTCCCATTCTTCACCAGCAAGTAAAAATTCTTGAGAGTGTGATTTTCTGCAAAAGATTACCCCCAGTCAATTCAATTGTAACTTTTTTTAAGTAAGTATTTGTTGTCGATGTATATTCAGGCTGACTCTCATTA
Encoded here:
- a CDS encoding PAS domain S-box protein translates to MKVQSKYHQPSKTVVSKPINLNVKSNFHIPCHFFDFLPDMSFVLSNEFEIRHCNLSASQFIGKSTKEIYYSNFLELIPNEYQIKFKEIFERSFRKKEYLSIEMNLLSSNENVVPVQLFISPSSSNNSIVQNCFVFARDISKQKEKELDLVRFANVAEFTVNPLEITDVDGKIIYVNPAFERSSGYGREELIGKNPNIFSSHKHSKNFWKNMWNTITQGKVWIGEVQNRKKSGQLFHTELLISPIVDGNQKLVGYFGIHRDKTEEKKLEQQLIHAQKMESIGLLAAGLAHEVGNPLTSISSLVQVIQRTNIDEVTNQKLELIKSQTNRISKIIRDLVNFSRRSTYELQSTDINKILKAAIEIARVSKKAKGIEIEEHYSGKVPQLFLVPDQIEQVFLNILINAIDAMCLDAAGGKYFRNPAIIMIRSVLENGSVNVYINDNGIGIAEEALPRLFDPFFTTKKVGEGTGLGLWVSYNIVKSFQGEIIVESEEGKGTTFTIKFPINTDSK